The Diospyros lotus cultivar Yz01 chromosome 15, ASM1463336v1, whole genome shotgun sequence genome has a window encoding:
- the LOC127792304 gene encoding uncharacterized protein LOC127792304 has translation MDLDGEEENQHLLTEEDDDRKQEAISGGEEKLWISIQGEDKEDPIGTHRRSDQAVAANRVCNVCNKAFSSGKALGGHMRVHVQANKDMSLKKLKPLKIKRQLNHGEELLHHPNAAAASGDDQTKPTCSICQKNFPSMKSLFGHMRCHPERDWRGIQPPPAAKNSSSSSISDCEPPKFNDPVGSFKWVDLTKSLPGWTVTEKRGRKSFVAAEDDDEKLLDAVNDLMMLAHGDSLDSSLTHHKHVAHEPSNSNSLTNNEVAELTIDEIANKIKIEMGKGHGKAILEAESVREKSYGWDWAKESDCEKFTDADVVEEDDDDESDGKISNGSMPSELQEEEEELIMDNNNYKYDRQGSLVMMRKKRKRKMKKVKLMDLESVRDDHNKKSQPVDRYKCSTCNKCFPTHQALGGHRSSHNKINKTLTNSTAPADQDDDDYQPSVDCYNEEENKENEGAGCSSSSSKQVAADHLCKICNKSFPTGQALGGHKRCHWTGAADHQAPNSTQLAAASASPGRRALPFDLNELPAMDYEDGVESHDHHPGGL, from the coding sequence ATGGATCTTGACGGTGAAGAAGAAAACCAGCATCTTCTGACGGAGGAAGATGATGATCGGAAACAAGAGGCTATTTCTGGCGGTGAAGAAAAGCTGTGGATTTCGATCCAAGGTGAGGATAAGGAAGATCCAATTGGGACTCACCGGAGGAGCGATCAGGCGGTGGCGGCTAACCGGGTATGCAACGTGTGCAACAAAGCGTTCAGCTCTGGGAAAGCTCTTGGGGGTCACATGAGAGTTCATGTTCAGGCCAACAAGGACATGTCTCTCAAGAAGCTCAAACCCTTAAAGATCAAAAGGCAGCTGAATCATGGCGAAGAGCTTCTTCATCATCCcaatgctgctgctgcttccgGCGACGATCAAACCAAGCCCACTTGTTCCATCTGCCAGAAGAATTTCCCGTCGATGAAGTCGCTGTTCGGGCACATGAGGTGCCATCCGGAGAGGGACTGGAGGGGGATTCAGCCGCCTCCCGCCGCCAAGAACAGCTCTTCCTCTTCGATATCGGACTGCGAGCCTCCCAAATTCAACGATCCTGTCGGGAGCTTCAAGTGGGTTGATTTAACTAAGTCTTTGCCGGGCTGGACAGTGACGGAGAAGAGAGGCCGGAAGTCCTTCGTAGCGGCGGAGGACGACGATGAAAAGCTCCTCGACGCCGTGAACGATCTGATGATGCTGGCACATGGGGATTCTCTCGACTCCAGCCTCACTCACCATAAGCATGTAGCTCATGAGCCTAGCAACAGCAATTCCCTCACCAACAATGAAGTCGCCGAGCTAACAATTGATGAAATTGCTAATAAGATTAAGATTGAAATGGGCAAGGGCCACGGGAAAGCTATCTTAGAAGCTGAGTCTGTTCGAGAGAAATCCTATGGATGGGATTGGGCCAAAGAAAGTGATTGCGAGAAGTTCACAGATGCTGATGTAGTTGAGGAAGATGACGATGATGAATCGGATGGAAAGATCTCCAATGGGAGCATGCCCAGTGAATtacaggaggaggaggaggagctgATCAtggataataataattacaaatacgATCGTCAGGGAAGCTTGGTgatgatgaggaagaagaggaagaggaagatgaagaaggtGAAGCTGATGGATTTGGAATCTGTAAGAGATGATCATAACAAGAAGTCGCAACCGGTGGACAGATACAAATGCAGCACTTGTAACAAGTGCTTCCCGACTCACCAAGCTTTGGGCGGCCACAGGTCCAGCCACAACAAGATCAACAAGACCTTAACAAACTCCACTGCTCCTGCTGAccaagatgatgatgattacCAACCCAGTGTCGACTGCtataatgaagaagaaaacaaggagAACGAAGGTGCCggctgcagcagcagcagctcaAAGCAGGTAGCTGCTGATCACCTGTGCAAGATTTGTAACAAGTCATTCCCCACAGGGCAGGCCCTTGGGGGCCATAAAAGGTGTCACTGGACTGGTGCCGCCGATCACCAAGCTCCTAATTCTACCCAATTAGCTGCTGCTAGTGCCTCCCCCGGCCGGAGAGCCCTGCCCTTCGATCTCAACGAGCTCCCGGCCATGGACTACGAAGACGGCGTCGAGTCTCATGATCACCACCCAGGTGGGTTATGA